The segment GGGGTCGCGCACCGGGAGGGGCGCTACCAACTCTACGGCGATGGCGTGGCCACGCCCTACTACTGGGTATGGATCCCGGCCGGGACCGCGGCGGTGCCCCCGCCTCCGCCGCCGCCCCGGCGTTTCTGAGCCCGTGGGCGGTGCAAGAGTGACGCGGTGTGCGGGAAGTTCTGCCGCATTCCGAGTCGACATCAACCGAAAGGTGGAAGGAGGACGACAATGCGTTGCCGGATTGCCACGAGCGTCGCGCTGGCCGCGGTGATGCTGGCCGGTGCGCCGGCGTACACGCTGGCGCAGAGTACCACCGACAAGCCGAGCACGACCGAGCGACTGGGGCAGAAGGCCGACGAGGCCGGCAGCAAGGTCAAGAGCATGGCCCGAGAGGGCAAGACGAAGGTCACCGATTCCTGGGTGACCTCCAAGACGAAGATCGCGCTCTTCGCCGACGAGCGGGTCAAGGGGCGTCAGATCAGCGTCGAGACCAAGGGTGGAACGGTCTTCGGAGGAGGCCAAGGCGGCGGCATCCGAGGTGACCAAGCGCGTGGAGCACGTGAAGGACGTGCACAACCAGCTCCAGGTCGTGTCCCCGGGGAACCGCCCGAAGGTCGATACCGACGACAAGGCGATCACGAGCATGGTCAAGCGGCGCTTGAAGGAGGACCGCCAGCTCAAGAGCGCGAAGATCGACGCGCGCGTCGACTCCGGCATCGTGACGCTGACGGGTGAGGTGAAGAGCCTCGCGCTGAGCTCGCGGGCATCGGAGGTTCTGAGCGACGTGCCGGGCGTCCGCGCCGTGAGGAACGATCTGAGCTACGAGCCGCGGAGCAGTAGCCCTGCGCCGGCGGGAGGGAAGTAGGTGGCCCGGCCGCGACGCAGCCGGAGGCGGCGGGCCGGGCCGTCCCGGACCGATCGGATCGTGGCGCGGAAGATGAAGGCGGTCATCGGTGAGTACAAGCGGGGTCAGCTCCGGTCGAGCTCGGGGGCCCACGTCCGCACGCCGCGACAGGCTGTGGCGATCGGCTTGAGCGAGGCGAGGCGGGCGGGCGCCAGGATTCCGAAGCGGTCCGGTGCGTAGGAACGACTCGCGCCGCTTCGGCTGGGGCGGCGGGCGTCCGAGGCGAGGCCATAACGTCTGCCGGAAGGGGAGTAGGCCATGCACCTCTCGCGGCGGGACTTCCTGAGCTGGTCGGGGGGCGTCGTGACGGGCACCGCCCTCGGCGGCCTGACCGGGCTCGGCGCCAGCCTGGCCCCCGTCATGGCGCGGGCCGAGGAGCTGCGGATCAAGAACGCCAAGGCGGTCCCCAGCGTATGTCCCTATTGCTCGGTCGGCTGCGCCACGCTCGTGCACACGATCGACGGGAAGATCGTCAACATCGAGGGCGATCCCCGTAGCCCGCACAACGAGGGGACGCTGTGCCCGAAGGGCGCCGCGATCTACCAGCTTCACGTCAATCCGAACCGCCCCACTCGCGTGCTGCACCGGGCGCCGGGAGCGACGGACTGGGAGGTGTGGGACCTCGAGCGCGCGATGGAGCGGGTGGCCGAACTCATCAAGAAGACGCGCGACGAGACGTTCGTCGAGCGGCTCGAGAACGGCACGCCCGTGAACTCCACGACGGCCCTCTTCTCGCTGGGTGGCGCCACCCTCGACAACGAGTGGAACCACATCCAGCAGAAGCTCATGCGCGGGCTCGGCATCGTCGCCATCGAGAACCAGGCCAGGATCTGACACAGCTCCAGCGTCCCCGGACTGGGGACACGGTTCGGCCGTGGCGCCGCCACCCTCTTCTACCGGAGCATGGCCGATTCCGACTGCGTGGTCATCCAGGGCTCGAACATGGCGGAGTGCCACCCGGTGGCCTTCCGCTGGCCCATGGTGGCGAAGTCCAGGGGCGCCAAGATCATCCACGTGGATCCCCGCTTCACCCGCACGAGCGCGATGGCCGACATCTACGCGCCGATCCGCGCCGGCTCGGACGTCGCCTTCCTGGGTGGACTCGTGAACTACGCGCTGAACAGCGAGCGCTGGAACACCGACCCCTTCTTCAGGGAGTTCGTGGTCAACTACACGAACGCGCCCGTCATCATCAACGACCGCTTCAAGGACACCGAGGACCTCGACGGCGTCTTCTCCGGGCTCATGCAGTACGACGAGAAGTCCAAGGCGTGGCCGTACAACGGGTTCCTCGGGCAGTACAGCGGCGAGACGTGGCAGTACGCGGGCACGCAGGCCGACGCGCGCGGCTGGCAGGCGGCCACGAAGCAGTCGGGCGAGCAGGCCGCCGGCGATCACGACATCGCGAAGCGAGGCCCGAGCGCGGGTCAGGCGACGGCGCCGACAGGGGAGAAGAAGCCGCTCTCCGGTCCGCCGTTCGAACCGCTCGTTCGTTCGCTCCTGAAGCCGCCGCCCCAGCGCGACGACACGCTCCGGCATCCGGGGACGGTGTTCCAGATCGTCAAGCGCCACTTCGCCCGCTACACGCCGGAGATGGTCGAGCAGGCCACCGGCTGCCCGAAGGACATCTTCCTGAAGGTGGCGGAGACGATCCTCGCCGGCTCCGGCCGCGACCGGACGACGTCGTTCGCCTATGCGGTGGCCTGGACGCAGCACACCAACGGCCCCCAGACGATCGGCTGCTGCGCGCTCCTGCAGCTCCTCCTCGGCAACATCGGGCGGCCGGGGGCGGGGATCATGGCCCTGCGCGGCCACGCGTCCATCCAGGGCTCGACCGACGTCCCGACGCTCTACCACTCGATCCACGGCTACATGTCGCACCCGAGCGTGCTCAAGAAGCATGACAGCCTCGCGCACTGGCTGGCCGCGGAGACGACCCCGCGCGGTTACTGGGCCAACACGCCGAAGTTCATGGTGTCGTACCTGAAGTCGATGTACGGCGACGCCGCCACGCGCGAGAACGACTTCGGCTACGACTGGCATCCGAAGATCGTGGGAGACCACTCGCACATGCCGATGTTCGTGGCCATGAACGACGGCAAGGTGAAGGGCATGTTGTGCATCGGCCAGAACCCTGCCACCTCCATCAACGCGGCCACCGAGCGGAGGGGGCTCGGCAAGCTCGAGTGGCTGGTGGTGAAGGACAACTGGGTGACGGAGACGGCGGCCTTCTGGC is part of the Candidatus Rokuibacteriota bacterium genome and harbors:
- a CDS encoding BON domain-containing protein, with the protein product MERSSEEAKAAASEVTKRVEHVKDVHNQLQVVSPGNRPKVDTDDKAITSMVKRRLKEDRQLKSAKIDARVDSGIVTLTGEVKSLALSSRASEVLSDVPGVRAVRNDLSYEPRSSSPAPAGGK
- a CDS encoding twin-arginine translocation signal domain-containing protein, whose amino-acid sequence is MHLSRRDFLSWSGGVVTGTALGGLTGLGASLAPVMARAEELRIKNAKAVPSVCPYCSVGCATLVHTIDGKIVNIEGDPRSPHNEGTLCPKGAAIYQLHVNPNRPTRVLHRAPGATDWEVWDLERAMERVAELIKKTRDETFVERLENGTPVNSTTALFSLGGATLDNEWNHIQQKLMRGLGIVAIENQARI
- a CDS encoding molybdopterin-dependent oxidoreductase, translated to MADSDCVVIQGSNMAECHPVAFRWPMVAKSRGAKIIHVDPRFTRTSAMADIYAPIRAGSDVAFLGGLVNYALNSERWNTDPFFREFVVNYTNAPVIINDRFKDTEDLDGVFSGLMQYDEKSKAWPYNGFLGQYSGETWQYAGTQADARGWQAATKQSGEQAAGDHDIAKRGPSAGQATAPTGEKKPLSGPPFEPLVRSLLKPPPQRDDTLRHPGTVFQIVKRHFARYTPEMVEQATGCPKDIFLKVAETILAGSGRDRTTSFAYAVAWTQHTNGPQTIGCCALLQLLLGNIGRPGAGIMALRGHASIQGSTDVPTLYHSIHGYMSHPSVLKKHDSLAHWLAAETTPRGYWANTPKFMVSYLKSMYGDAATRENDFGYDWHPKIVGDHSHMPMFVAMNDGKVKGMLCIGQNPATSINAATERRGLGKLEWLVVKDNWVTETAAFWQNAPEVRSGQVKPADIKTEVFFFPSAQVAEYEGSFTNTMRMLQWHYKAAQPPGECRSDMWFTHQLALRLKKLYAGSTEPRDVGFKALTWDFEPDAGASPKAGEVPPMAGEPDSYKILREINGYYTGDPGRHLAGFGDLKDDGSTTCASWIYSGVFPAPDQNRAANRKADPPDQPGAQLGWGYAWPANRRIMYNRASADLQGRPWSERKKWVWWDGQKWGGVDIPDFQATKAPTAKANPTAIGLDALSGSDPFIMKSDGRGWLFVPSGLVDGPLPVHYEPAESPVKNPLYKQQASPVYKYWKRDDNQLAQQGDGRFPYVITTYRLTEHYLAGAMSRWNPWLTELQPEVFVELSPELAAEKKIANLDWVKITSPRGAVRAKALVTRRLRPFTINGQTVHQVGMPWHWGYQGLSTGDAGNELTALVGDPNVSIHEGKAFVCNVEKA